One Vigna unguiculata cultivar IT97K-499-35 chromosome 7, ASM411807v1, whole genome shotgun sequence genomic region harbors:
- the LOC114190354 gene encoding glycine-rich cell wall structural protein 1 isoform X1 has product MLLRNKRLGLLLLLCAHAFVANVVARDVATVKNDEEKNVGFGKGGGFGGGVGGGAGGGGGFGGGFGGGGGGGAGGGFGGGSGGGFGGGAGGGGGAGGGFGGGAGGGVGGGAGGGFGKGGGIGGGAGGGFGKGAGVGGGIGKGGGLGGGGGFGKGGGVGGGIGKGGGLGGGGGFGKGGGAGGGIGKGGGLGGGGGFGKGGGVGGGIGKGGGGGFGKGGGVGGGIGKGGGLGGGGGFGKGGGVGGGIGKGGGGGFGKGGGVGGGIGKGGGLGGGGGFGKGGGVGGGIGKGGGGGFGKGGGVGGGIGKGGGLGGGGGFGKGGGVGGGIGKGGGLGGGGGFGKGGGVGGGIGKGGGFGGGGGFGKGGGIGGGIGKGGGFGGGIGKGGGIGGGIGKGGGFGGGGGFGGGGGFGGGSGGGGGFGGGGGAGGGGGIGHP; this is encoded by the coding sequence ATGTTGCTAAGGAACAAAAGATTAGGTTTGTTGTTATTGCTATGTGCTCATGCCTTTGTGGCCAATGTGGTTGCAAGGGATGTAGCAACTGTGAAAAATGATGAAGAAAAGAATGTAGGGTTTGGGAAGGGAGGTGGGTTCGGTGGTGGAGTTGGTGGTGGAGCAGGAGGCGGGGGAGGCTTCGGAGGTGGGTttggtggaggaggaggaggaggagccGGTGGAGGGTTTGGAGGTGGTTCTGGAGGAGGGTTTGGCGGAGGAGCAGGTGGAGGAGGTGGTGCTGGAGGAGGGTTTGGTGGTGGAGCTGGTGGAGGAGTTGGTGGTGGTGCTGGGGGAGGGTTTGGAAAGGGTGGTGGCATTGGAGGAGGTGCTGGTGGTGGTTTTGGAAAGGGTGCTGGTGTTGGAGGTGGAATTGGCAAAGGTGGAGGATTAGGCGGCGGTGGTGGTTTTGGAAAGGGTGGTGGTGTTGGAGGTGGAATTGGCAAAGGTGGAGGATTAGGCGGTGGTGGTGGCTTTGGAAAAGGTGGTGGTGCTGGAGGAGGAATTGGCAAAGGTGGAGGTTTAGGTGGTGGTGGCGGTTTTGGAAAAGGTGGCGGTGTTGGAGGTGGAATTGGTAAAGGTGGAGGTGGTGGCTTTGGAAAAGGTGGTGGTGTTGGAGGAGGAATTGGCAAAGGTGGAGGTTTAGGCGGTGGTGGTGGCTTTGGAAAAGGTGGTGGCGTAGGAGGTGGAATTGGcaaaggtggtggtggtggttttgGAAAAGGTGGTGGTGTTGGAGGAGGAATTGGCAAAGGTGGAGGTttaggtggtggtggtggctttGGAAAAGGTGGTGGCGTAGGAGGTGGAATTGGcaaaggtggtggtggtggttttgGAAAAGGTGGTGGTGTTGGAGGAGGAATTGGCAAAGGTGGAGGTttaggtggtggtggtggctttGGAAAAGGTGGTGGTGTTGGAGGAGGAATCGGCAAAGGTGGAGGCTTAGGTGGCGGTGGTGGCTTTGGAAAAGGTGGTGGTGTTGGAGGAGGAATTGGCAAAGGTGGAGGTTTCGGGGGTGGCGGGGGCTTTGGAAAAGGTGGAGGTATCGGAGGTGGAATTGGCAAAGGCGGAGGTTTTGGTGGGGGAATTGGAAAAGGTGGTGGCATTGGAGGAGGAATAGGCAAAGGTGGAGGCTTTGGCGGTGGCGGTGGATTCGGTGGCGGTGGTGGATTTGGCGGAGGATCTGGAGGTGGAGGTGGATTTGGCGGCGGCGGTGGAGCAGGTGGCGGTGGTGGAATTGGACACCCCTGA
- the LOC114190354 gene encoding glycine-rich cell wall structural protein isoform X2, whose amino-acid sequence MLLRNKRLGLLLLLCAHAFVANVVARDVATVKNDEEKNVGFGKGGGFGGGVGGGAGGGGGFGGGFGGGGGGGAGGGFGGGSGGGFGGGAGGGGGAGGGFGGGAGGGVGGGAGGGFGKGGGIGGGAGGGFGKGAGVGGGIGKGGGLGGGGGFGKGGGVGGGIGKGGGLGGGGGFGKGGGAGGGIGKGGGLGGGGGFGKGGGVGGGIGKGGGLGGGGGFGKGGGVGGGIGKGGGGGFGKGGGVGGGIGKGGGLGGGGGFGKGGGVGGGIGKGGGLGGGGGFGKGGGVGGGIGKGGGFGGGGGFGKGGGIGGGIGKGGGFGGGIGKGGGIGGGIGKGGGFGGGGGFGGGGGFGGGSGGGGGFGGGGGAGGGGGIGHP is encoded by the exons ATGTTGCTAAGGAACAAAAGATTAGGTTTGTTGTTATTGCTATGTGCTCATGCCTTTGTGGCCAATGTGGTTGCAAGGGATGTAGCAACTGTGAAAAATGATGAAGAAAAGAATGTAGGGTTTGGGAAGGGAGGTGGGTTCGGTGGTGGAGTTGGTGGTGGAGCAGGAGGCGGGGGAGGCTTCGGAGGTGGGTttggtggaggaggaggaggaggagccGGTGGAGGGTTTGGAGGTGGTTCTGGAGGAGGGTTTGGCGGAGGAGCAGGTGGAGGAGGTGGTGCTGGAGGAGGGTTTGGTGGTGGAGCTGGTGGAGGAGTTGGTGGTGGTGCTGGGGGAGGGTTTGGAAAGGGTGGTGGCATTGGAGGAGGTGCTGGTGGTGGTTTTGGAAAGGGTGCTGGTGTTGGAGGTGGAATTGGCAAAGGTGGAGGATTAGGCGGCGGTGGTGGTTTTGGAAAGGGTGGTGGTGTTGGAGGTGGAATTGGCAAAGGTGGAGGATTAGGCGGTGGTGGTGGCTTTGGAAAAGGTGGTGGTGCTGGAGGAGGAATTGGCAAAGGTGGAGGTTTAGGTGGTGGTGGCGGTTTTGGAAAAGGTGGCGGTGTTGGAG GAGGAATTGGCAAAGGTGGAGGTttaggtggtggtggtggctttGGAAAAGGTGGTGGCGTAGGAGGTGGAATTGGcaaaggtggtggtggtggttttgGAAAAGGTGGTGGTGTTGGAGGAGGAATTGGCAAAGGTGGAGGTttaggtggtggtggtggctttGGAAAAGGTGGTGGTGTTGGAGGAGGAATCGGCAAAGGTGGAGGCTTAGGTGGCGGTGGTGGCTTTGGAAAAGGTGGTGGTGTTGGAGGAGGAATTGGCAAAGGTGGAGGTTTCGGGGGTGGCGGGGGCTTTGGAAAAGGTGGAGGTATCGGAGGTGGAATTGGCAAAGGCGGAGGTTTTGGTGGGGGAATTGGAAAAGGTGGTGGCATTGGAGGAGGAATAGGCAAAGGTGGAGGCTTTGGCGGTGGCGGTGGATTCGGTGGCGGTGGTGGATTTGGCGGAGGATCTGGAGGTGGAGGTGGATTTGGCGGCGGCGGTGGAGCAGGTGGCGGTGGTGGAATTGGACACCCCTGA